A portion of the Nitratidesulfovibrio termitidis HI1 genome contains these proteins:
- a CDS encoding very short patch repair endonuclease: MDKVSVEKRSWTMAQVKGRNTGPEKAVRSLLHQMGYRFRLHRADLPGKPDIVLPKYHTAVFVHGCYWHRHPGCARASTPATNVTYWNHKFARNVARDMQSKTALENLGWHALIVWECELKNLQGLRARLHEYFTALNCA; this comes from the coding sequence ATGGACAAGGTAAGCGTGGAAAAGCGCAGTTGGACAATGGCTCAGGTAAAAGGGCGTAATACGGGACCGGAAAAGGCCGTACGCTCTCTGCTCCACCAAATGGGCTACCGCTTTCGGCTCCACCGGGCAGACCTTCCCGGCAAACCGGATATCGTTTTGCCCAAATACCATACTGCTGTTTTTGTGCACGGCTGCTACTGGCATCGCCACCCCGGCTGCGCAAGGGCGAGCACACCTGCCACCAATGTTACGTACTGGAACCATAAGTTTGCGCGTAATGTGGCTCGGGACATGCAAAGCAAAACGGCGCTGGAAAACCTTGGCTGGCATGCCCTGATCGTGTGGGAATGTGAGTTGAAAAACTTGCAAGGCCTCCGTGCCCGTCTCCATGAATATTTTACCGCCCTCAATTGCGCGTGA
- a CDS encoding DNA cytosine methyltransferase, protein MSLAYQALQYSLSYSTSSQPEADVRPSFLEFFAGSGLVSHALARHFRGVWANDICPKKAAVFWSNHEGAPFDLCSIADVSGKRLPPAVLSWASFPCQDLSLAGNGEGIRAKRSGLVWEWLRVMDEMRLRPPLLAAENVVGLVASDEGAHYRELHKALAERGYNVGALLLDAVQWLPQSRPRVFVVAIDARVRIPKELSAAKPTWAHSSAIQRAATGLENWIWWNLPKPGPRAQTLSEIVDFSLPCQDATTCKKNLALIPPAHMQRLLESRLAVVPGYKRIRNKKQVLELRFDDIAGCLRTPAGGSSRQYLVIRHGTGWRTRILSPREAARLMGAPETFKLPGTFNDGYRAMGDAVAAPVAAHLATHLLSPLAAACNDHT, encoded by the coding sequence ATGAGTTTAGCTTACCAAGCCCTGCAATACAGTCTCTCGTACTCTACATCGTCCCAGCCAGAGGCAGACGTTCGCCCTTCTTTCCTGGAGTTCTTTGCCGGGAGCGGGTTGGTCAGTCACGCCTTGGCACGGCATTTCAGGGGAGTATGGGCCAACGACATTTGCCCCAAAAAGGCTGCTGTCTTCTGGTCCAACCATGAAGGCGCACCCTTTGACCTTTGTTCCATAGCGGATGTGAGCGGCAAGAGGCTGCCTCCAGCTGTTCTCTCTTGGGCCAGCTTTCCCTGCCAGGACTTATCTCTTGCCGGAAATGGCGAGGGCATAAGAGCCAAACGCAGTGGACTTGTGTGGGAATGGCTACGCGTTATGGATGAAATGCGCCTCCGTCCGCCTCTGTTGGCAGCGGAAAACGTGGTGGGCCTCGTTGCCTCCGATGAAGGCGCCCATTACCGGGAACTGCACAAGGCACTGGCAGAACGCGGCTACAACGTCGGCGCGCTATTGCTGGACGCTGTCCAATGGCTGCCCCAATCTCGCCCGCGAGTATTTGTCGTCGCCATTGACGCCCGTGTGCGCATTCCCAAGGAACTTTCGGCTGCAAAGCCCACGTGGGCGCATTCATCGGCTATTCAAAGGGCTGCGACCGGCCTCGAGAACTGGATATGGTGGAATCTGCCGAAGCCAGGCCCACGTGCGCAGACACTTTCCGAGATCGTGGATTTTTCGCTTCCCTGCCAGGATGCAACAACCTGTAAAAAAAATCTGGCACTGATTCCCCCTGCCCATATGCAACGACTACTGGAAAGCAGACTTGCCGTGGTTCCCGGCTACAAACGTATTCGCAACAAAAAGCAGGTTCTTGAACTGCGCTTCGATGATATCGCAGGATGCTTGCGTACACCGGCAGGCGGCAGCAGTCGCCAGTATCTTGTGATCAGGCATGGGACAGGATGGAGAACACGCATCCTCAGCCCACGCGAAGCAGCCCGACTAATGGGCGCGCCGGAAACTTTCAAGCTCCCTGGCACGTTCAACGATGGATACAGGGCCATGGGTGACGCGGTAGCTGCTCCTGTTGCCGCGCACTTGGCAACGCACCTTCTTTCTCCTCTTGCGGCGGCTTGCAATGACCACACTTGA
- a CDS encoding ComEC/Rec2 family competence protein, translating to MTPPPLPPLLFRQACLLAALAGLAALPPRGEPVWAATAAALLWLGMGARARGLARVAVYTLCFCAGLGAAWLREPGPPPPTPAWADTGRPVRFSGTVAECTPTTDGRIRLLLRDVRPEAAPQASGTGGQAASGATPGTMPPATESPAPTELMEQQALPRLLALSWQNPPLRPAPGTRLTVTAAVAPMRGLANPGGDDSAAFWASRDVRFRAWTTHAKGVPRVEGAPPAGWTFRENLRTAMLRAIALHGAPEQGPPDARSGDAAVAATETPAKKSTGAKPRRKAEADASGQEASESGGAAAESPAVAMFDTAPEPPTPAGAFLPALVLGDRFHLDSRDLDLVARASLIHAIALSGMHLCAAAALGAAVALLAGRIAPGVYLRIPRRKLALACSLPPALAYVWLGGAPPSLVRAALMLVFWAWLYWRGRPQVLLDGLLWAVCVIVLFDPGAADDLSLQLSACAVAGIALAKPLAALLPRRLRELGGLKETDDNSGDSGHGGSDGRGGGWGDIGGGPGSSASAPAARTSRTATTWRSRLVVYTVRTLWVTLCIQLILLPLSARVFGTSSPWFALNLLFLPLIDGISLPLGLAGMAVAPAAPDVAGWLLLVARWPFDLLLIALRWLDGAGLLGNPQLLRPHPAAMLGLWVLLGAAVLHVSDRASEQASGHGPGRPDRPGRPDRSDRPARSDRSDRPDRRAALLLAGGMLLVLGPVWPRLTAATDPAVQLAVLDVGQGQSVALDWGAGRMLVDGGGTASRSWDTGRRVVAPALTDNRPPRLDAVVWSHPDRDHLRGLLYIIDTFAVRRVAGNGDPPHGEDGARLAAILRHTELAGPNGRGEERWHAGQLIPLADGLELEVLHPPLPEAAGPAFDGNDASLVLRLTARDSQKEPGEPNGQDGSNGQGEQDGRGARRGLALIPGDAGDPAIRALLDTGVDLSAEVLVLPHHGGRRKLLPQLLDAVRPSVALASAGYRNRWGFPVADTRAALAARNIPLLVTAESGQLQARWNAEGTKGAASVNGAGRTRAWPGPATINTARDKDGNDADGGQ from the coding sequence TTGACGCCACCACCGCTGCCGCCGCTGCTGTTTCGGCAGGCCTGCCTGCTGGCGGCGCTGGCCGGGCTGGCCGCACTGCCGCCACGGGGTGAACCTGTTTGGGCCGCCACGGCGGCGGCGCTGCTGTGGCTGGGCATGGGCGCGCGGGCGCGTGGGCTGGCGCGCGTGGCCGTGTACACGCTGTGCTTCTGCGCGGGGCTGGGCGCGGCATGGCTGCGTGAACCCGGCCCGCCGCCGCCAACGCCCGCCTGGGCCGACACCGGCCGCCCGGTGCGCTTCAGCGGCACGGTGGCGGAATGCACCCCCACCACCGACGGGCGCATCCGCCTGCTGTTGCGGGATGTGCGACCGGAGGCCGCACCTCAAGCGAGCGGAACTGGCGGACAGGCCGCGTCGGGCGCGACACCGGGCACAATGCCGCCCGCCACGGAATCCCCCGCCCCAACGGAATTGATGGAGCAGCAGGCCCTGCCGAGGCTGCTGGCCCTGTCATGGCAGAATCCACCCCTGCGTCCCGCACCCGGCACCCGCCTGACCGTCACCGCCGCCGTGGCCCCCATGCGCGGACTGGCCAACCCCGGCGGCGACGACAGCGCAGCCTTCTGGGCCTCGCGCGATGTGCGCTTCCGCGCCTGGACCACCCACGCCAAGGGCGTTCCCCGCGTGGAGGGCGCACCACCCGCAGGATGGACCTTCCGCGAGAACCTGCGCACCGCCATGCTGCGGGCCATTGCCCTGCACGGCGCGCCGGAGCAGGGGCCACCGGACGCCAGAAGCGGCGATGCAGCGGTAGCTGCCACGGAAACTCCCGCAAAAAAGAGCACCGGAGCAAAGCCCCGCCGCAAGGCCGAGGCAGACGCGTCCGGACAGGAGGCGTCCGAATCGGGCGGGGCCGCGGCGGAATCCCCCGCTGTCGCCATGTTCGACACCGCCCCGGAACCGCCCACCCCGGCGGGCGCCTTTCTGCCCGCACTGGTGCTGGGTGACCGCTTTCATCTGGACAGCCGCGACCTGGACCTTGTGGCCCGCGCCTCGCTGATCCACGCCATCGCCCTGTCGGGCATGCACCTGTGCGCCGCCGCCGCGCTGGGCGCCGCAGTGGCCCTGCTGGCCGGGCGCATCGCCCCCGGCGTGTACCTGCGCATTCCTCGCCGCAAACTGGCCCTGGCCTGCTCGCTGCCGCCCGCGTTGGCCTACGTCTGGCTGGGCGGCGCGCCGCCCTCGCTGGTGCGCGCGGCGCTGATGCTGGTGTTCTGGGCGTGGCTGTACTGGCGGGGCAGGCCGCAGGTGCTGCTGGACGGCCTGCTGTGGGCGGTGTGCGTCATCGTGCTGTTCGACCCCGGCGCGGCGGACGACCTGTCGTTGCAGCTATCCGCCTGCGCGGTGGCGGGCATTGCCCTGGCCAAGCCCCTGGCCGCCCTGCTGCCCCGACGACTGCGCGAGTTGGGGGGATTGAAGGAAACGGACGACAACAGCGGAGACAGCGGCCACGGTGGGAGTGACGGCAGGGGTGGCGGCTGGGGGGATATCGGAGGAGGCCCCGGGAGCAGCGCGTCGGCTCCGGCGGCCCGCACTTCACGGACTGCAACCACATGGCGCTCCCGCCTTGTGGTGTACACCGTGCGCACCCTGTGGGTGACCCTGTGCATCCAGCTGATCCTGCTGCCCCTGTCCGCACGCGTCTTCGGCACGTCCAGCCCGTGGTTCGCCCTGAACCTGCTGTTCCTTCCGCTCATCGACGGCATATCCCTGCCGTTGGGCCTTGCAGGCATGGCCGTGGCCCCGGCGGCGCCGGACGTGGCCGGATGGCTGCTGCTGGTGGCCCGCTGGCCGTTCGACCTGTTGCTGATTGCGCTGCGCTGGCTGGACGGCGCGGGACTGCTGGGCAATCCCCAACTGCTGCGCCCCCATCCTGCCGCCATGCTGGGGCTGTGGGTGCTGCTGGGCGCGGCGGTGCTGCATGTATCTGACCGTGCGTCGGAACAGGCCTCCGGGCACGGGCCGGGCAGACCGGATAGGCCAGGCAGGCCGGACAGATCGGACAGACCGGCCAGATCGGACAGATCGGACAGACCGGACAGGCGCGCCGCCCTGTTGCTGGCCGGCGGGATGCTGCTGGTGCTGGGGCCGGTGTGGCCGCGCCTTACCGCCGCCACGGACCCTGCCGTGCAACTGGCCGTGCTGGACGTGGGGCAGGGGCAGTCCGTGGCGCTGGACTGGGGCGCGGGCCGCATGCTGGTGGACGGCGGGGGCACGGCCTCGCGCTCGTGGGACACGGGCCGCCGCGTGGTGGCACCGGCGCTTACCGACAACCGTCCGCCCCGGCTGGACGCGGTGGTCTGGTCGCACCCGGACCGGGATCACTTGCGGGGACTTCTGTACATCATCGACACCTTTGCCGTACGCCGGGTGGCGGGCAACGGAGACCCGCCCCACGGCGAGGACGGCGCGCGGCTGGCCGCCATCCTGCGCCACACCGAACTGGCCGGGCCAAACGGACGGGGCGAGGAGCGCTGGCATGCCGGGCAGCTCATTCCCCTTGCCGACGGGCTGGAACTGGAAGTGCTGCATCCGCCCCTGCCGGAGGCGGCAGGCCCCGCCTTTGACGGCAACGACGCCTCGCTGGTGCTGCGCCTGACGGCGCGTGACAGCCAAAAGGAGCCGGGTGAGCCGAATGGACAGGACGGGTCGAATGGGCAAGGTGAACAGGACGGGAGAGGTGCGCGGCGGGGCCTGGCGCTGATCCCCGGCGATGCGGGCGACCCGGCCATTCGCGCCCTGCTGGATACGGGCGTGGACCTCTCTGCGGAGGTGCTGGTGCTGCCTCACCACGGCGGCAGGCGCAAGCTGCTGCCGCAACTGCTGGATGCGGTGCGTCCCTCCGTGGCCCTGGCCAGCGCGGGCTATCGCAACCGCTGGGGCTTTCCCGTGGCGGACACCCGCGCCGCGTTGGCGGCACGGAACATCCCCCTGCTGGTGACGGCGGAATCGGGCCAGCTACAGGCCCGATGGAACGCGGAAGGGACGAAGGGAGCAGCAAGCGTAAACGGCGCGGGCCGAACGCGCGCATGGCCCGGCCCCGCCACCATCAATACCGCCCGCGACAAAGACGGCAACGACGCGGACGGCGGGCAGTAG
- a CDS encoding phenylacetate--CoA ligase family protein, giving the protein MTRKDRTEGIYSRREVLDESERRQYYLIQLKDLLSYAYRYSEDVKKRFDRAQFNVEKFKTLTDLKHIPILKKKELIFLQSMGPRLGGLLTKDLGELKRVFLSPGPIFDPEDRADDYWGYTEAFYSVGFRPGDVAQITFNYHLAPAGLMFEEPLRNLGCAVVPAGPGNAATQLEIMSKLRVSGYVGTPSYLLHLAQKAEEKGMNLRKDLFLEVGFVTGEKFSEKLRAQLEKKFDLIMRQGYGTADVGCIGYECFHKTGLHIANRCYVEICHPDTGIPLKDGEVGEIVVTAFNKTYPLIRLATGDLSYIDRSPCPCGRTSPRLGSIVGRVDTTARIKGMFVYPHQVEQVMSRFEEIKRWQIEVTNPGGIDEMTLFIEASNFKREDELLHQFREKIKLRPELKILAPGTLPPQIRPIEDKRVWD; this is encoded by the coding sequence ATGACCCGCAAGGACCGTACCGAAGGCATCTACAGCCGCCGCGAAGTGCTCGACGAGAGCGAACGCAGGCAATACTACCTCATCCAGCTGAAAGACCTGCTTTCCTACGCCTACCGCTATTCCGAGGACGTGAAGAAGCGCTTCGACCGCGCCCAGTTCAACGTGGAGAAGTTCAAGACCCTCACGGACCTCAAGCACATTCCCATCCTCAAGAAGAAGGAACTCATCTTCCTCCAGTCCATGGGGCCGCGCCTTGGCGGGCTGTTGACCAAGGATCTTGGCGAGCTGAAGCGCGTGTTCCTGTCGCCCGGCCCCATCTTCGACCCCGAAGACCGCGCCGACGACTACTGGGGCTACACCGAGGCCTTCTATTCCGTGGGCTTCCGCCCCGGCGACGTGGCCCAGATCACCTTCAACTACCATCTCGCCCCGGCGGGCCTGATGTTCGAGGAACCCCTGCGCAACCTTGGCTGCGCCGTGGTGCCCGCTGGCCCCGGCAACGCGGCCACGCAGCTCGAGATCATGTCCAAGCTGCGCGTGTCCGGCTATGTGGGCACGCCCAGCTACCTGCTGCACCTTGCCCAGAAGGCCGAGGAAAAGGGCATGAACCTGCGCAAGGACCTGTTCCTTGAAGTGGGCTTTGTCACCGGCGAAAAATTCTCCGAAAAGCTGCGCGCGCAGCTTGAGAAGAAGTTCGACCTCATCATGCGCCAGGGCTACGGCACGGCGGACGTGGGCTGCATCGGCTACGAATGCTTCCACAAGACCGGCCTGCACATCGCCAACCGCTGCTACGTGGAAATCTGCCATCCGGACACCGGCATTCCGCTGAAGGACGGCGAAGTGGGCGAAATCGTGGTCACGGCCTTCAACAAGACCTACCCGCTGATCCGTCTGGCCACCGGCGACCTGTCCTACATCGACCGTTCGCCCTGCCCCTGCGGCCGTACCAGCCCGCGCCTTGGCTCCATCGTGGGCCGCGTGGACACCACCGCGCGCATCAAGGGCATGTTCGTGTACCCGCACCAGGTGGAACAGGTCATGTCGCGCTTCGAGGAAATCAAGCGCTGGCAGATCGAGGTCACCAACCCCGGCGGCATCGACGAGATGACCCTGTTCATCGAGGCCAGCAACTTCAAGCGCGAGGACGAACTGCTCCACCAGTTCCGCGAGAAGATCAAGCTGCGCCCGGAACTGAAGATCCTTGCGCCCGGCACCCTGCCCCCGCAGATCCGTCCCATCGAGGACAAGCGGGTATGGGACTAG
- the mutM gene encoding bifunctional DNA-formamidopyrimidine glycosylase/DNA-(apurinic or apyrimidinic site) lyase, which yields MPELPEVETIACGLRPQLTGRRIVSVSVRNEGTVQGDAAAFARCVPGRVISGVGRRGKLLLMELAPPDGGASGAVGAGAAASSEVPSGARPDAADLMACGDAAGKVAGSCEVGTSGGTGGLGGNRVPHLLGVHLKMTGRLFVYGPEVAPNAHTRVVFGLDDGNRLFFDDARKFGYVRALSDADMTTWDFWRSLGPEPLEIAGPDFVALFRGRRGRIKALLLDQTVIAGIGNIYADESLFRASIRPDAQAGELSPDRLRVLHGHLVDVLRESIAECGSSIRDYRDAHGDAGAFQNRFRVYGRTGQPCVACGRTLTTAKVAGRTTVFCERCQKLK from the coding sequence ATGCCTGAGTTGCCAGAGGTGGAGACCATTGCCTGCGGTTTGCGGCCCCAGTTGACGGGGCGGCGCATCGTGTCCGTTTCTGTGCGCAACGAAGGGACCGTACAGGGCGATGCGGCGGCGTTTGCCCGGTGCGTGCCGGGGCGCGTCATTTCTGGTGTGGGGCGGCGCGGCAAGTTGTTGCTGATGGAACTGGCCCCGCCGGACGGTGGGGCCAGTGGAGCCGTCGGGGCAGGGGCAGCTGCTTCGTCCGAAGTCCCGTCCGGAGCGCGGCCCGACGCTGCCGACCTGATGGCCTGCGGCGATGCGGCGGGCAAGGTGGCCGGATCTTGCGAGGTGGGCACGTCAGGCGGTACGGGCGGATTGGGCGGCAACCGCGTGCCGCATCTGCTGGGCGTGCATCTGAAGATGACCGGGCGACTCTTTGTCTACGGGCCGGAGGTTGCGCCCAACGCGCACACCCGCGTGGTGTTCGGGCTGGACGACGGCAACCGGCTGTTCTTCGACGATGCGCGCAAGTTCGGCTATGTGCGCGCCCTGTCCGACGCCGACATGACCACTTGGGACTTCTGGCGCTCGCTGGGGCCGGAACCGCTGGAAATTGCCGGGCCGGACTTCGTGGCGTTGTTCCGGGGGCGGCGGGGGCGCATCAAGGCGTTGTTGCTGGACCAGACGGTCATTGCGGGCATCGGCAACATCTACGCCGACGAATCGCTGTTCAGGGCGTCCATCCGCCCTGATGCGCAGGCCGGGGAGCTTTCGCCCGATCGGCTGCGCGTGCTGCACGGCCATCTGGTGGATGTGCTGCGCGAATCCATCGCCGAATGCGGCAGTTCCATCCGCGATTATCGTGATGCCCACGGCGATGCCGGGGCCTTCCAGAACCGTTTCCGGGTGTACGGCAGGACCGGCCAGCCGTGCGTGGCCTGCGGGCGCACCCTGACCACGGCCAAGGTGGCCGGGCGCACCACGGTGTTCTGCGAGCGTTGCCAGAAGTTGAAATAA
- a CDS encoding HPP family protein, which yields MNYFRKMCGCGRDGCRPGLLGLLPKPDVSETLWSFIGALCGIGVVAWMCDRVASPGDGFVLIGSFGASAVLAYGAPGAPLSQPRNLLGGHVLSALVGVFVARNLGVPGAGGQALSTAWLAPAVAVAAAIALMHLTDTLHPPGGATALIAVTGSPQIQALGYKYAVVPVAAGAAALLVVALLVNNIPRGRRYPRHWW from the coding sequence ATGAACTACTTCCGCAAGATGTGCGGTTGCGGCCGCGACGGTTGCCGCCCCGGCCTGCTGGGCCTGCTGCCCAAACCCGATGTTTCCGAAACCCTGTGGTCGTTCATCGGCGCGCTGTGCGGCATCGGCGTGGTGGCCTGGATGTGCGACCGGGTGGCCTCGCCGGGCGACGGCTTCGTGCTCATCGGCTCGTTCGGGGCATCGGCGGTGCTGGCCTACGGGGCGCCGGGTGCACCCTTGTCGCAGCCACGCAACCTGCTGGGCGGGCATGTGCTCTCCGCGTTGGTGGGGGTGTTCGTGGCGCGCAATCTGGGCGTGCCGGGCGCGGGGGGGCAGGCCCTCTCCACCGCATGGCTGGCCCCTGCCGTGGCCGTGGCGGCAGCCATCGCCCTGATGCACCTTACCGACACCCTGCACCCGCCGGGCGGGGCCACGGCGCTGATCGCCGTAACCGGCAGCCCGCAAATCCAGGCGCTGGGCTACAAGTACGCCGTGGTGCCCGTGGCCGCCGGTGCCGCCGCCCTGCTGGTGGTGGCCCTGCTGGTGAACAACATTCCGCGCGGGCGGCGCTATCCCAGACACTGGTGGTAA
- a CDS encoding type II toxin-antitoxin system HicB family antitoxin produces the protein MLYCAVLTPLGDDGFAVDFPDFPDAAPGDMGADTLCEAYGMAEETLAEYVRGLLARGETLPEPTPPDRLPATPPAGAALFMVPVRLEPRRVVKVTLTMTEQEKDKLDAVAADWNMSRSQVVVAALRDLCDRMGCP, from the coding sequence ATGTTGTATTGCGCCGTGCTGACTCCCCTTGGCGATGACGGTTTCGCCGTGGACTTTCCCGATTTTCCCGACGCCGCTCCCGGCGACATGGGGGCCGACACCCTGTGCGAAGCCTACGGCATGGCCGAGGAGACTCTGGCCGAATACGTGCGCGGCCTGCTGGCCCGTGGCGAAACCCTGCCCGAACCCACCCCGCCGGACCGGCTGCCCGCAACCCCGCCCGCAGGGGCCGCCCTGTTCATGGTGCCTGTGCGCCTGGAGCCGCGCCGCGTGGTCAAGGTAACCCTGACCATGACCGAGCAGGAAAAGGACAAGCTGGATGCCGTGGCCGCCGACTGGAACATGAGCCGGTCGCAGGTGGTGGTGGCGGCCTTGCGCGACCTCTGTGACCGCATGGGCTGCCCCTGA
- a CDS encoding ChaN family lipoprotein yields the protein MSGRGAGIFLPCVPLLLLVLLAGGCAAARPSDSGGAGRERVAASATPTASPTATTQGAARMGITTPRLPDGTLVSVSATGEIRTVAPADAARQALQHDYILLGESHTSACDHRAQAAFITALLAEGARPAIGLEMVPRDGQPALDEFSRGATPLDKLSATLDWPKTWGYDFELYRPVFAVGDWARLPVHGLNAPQRVVRQVSRGGLESVAEADRVWLPPSIIAPAPEQRATLAAIFREHAAMRAARDGGAGQTAPQGQQPQAGQPQTGQQPVAPPSTVQAIPAEPAAPVTPDTIPSAQQSPTPVDSDEALERFLLVQSLWDSAMAHQAVRVRVAHGGPVVILAGGGHVEFGWGIARRIRLLDPDARVLLVMPWRIAPDADAKPPVADAKSVPGGASARTAAVPVTPAAPVTSASGPDDTPPDAAQADIFWVCRAEPEPPRPMPGMPGTAVPGMGGPARPRLGLLLQQEADGARVQQVEPGSVAERAGFRPGDLILRVGDRPVDSMRVLHEAGAAAVAAGQDVRFTVRGPGDAEGERVLTVPGRK from the coding sequence ATGAGCGGACGCGGGGCGGGAATTTTCCTGCCCTGCGTGCCCCTGCTTCTGCTCGTGCTGCTTGCGGGCGGCTGCGCTGCGGCGCGGCCGTCCGACAGCGGCGGCGCGGGGCGCGAGCGCGTTGCCGCATCGGCGACCCCGACTGCGTCCCCGACAGCGACCACGCAGGGGGCCGCGCGCATGGGCATCACCACGCCCCGCCTGCCCGACGGCACGCTGGTTTCGGTGTCCGCGACCGGCGAAATCCGCACCGTGGCCCCGGCGGACGCCGCCCGGCAGGCCCTGCAACACGACTATATTCTGCTGGGTGAATCGCACACCAGCGCGTGCGACCACCGGGCGCAGGCCGCGTTCATCACCGCCCTGCTGGCGGAAGGCGCGCGCCCTGCCATCGGCCTTGAAATGGTGCCCCGCGACGGGCAGCCCGCGCTGGACGAATTTTCGCGGGGCGCCACCCCGCTGGACAAGCTTTCCGCGACCCTGGACTGGCCGAAGACCTGGGGCTACGACTTCGAACTGTACAGGCCCGTGTTTGCCGTGGGCGATTGGGCGCGCCTGCCCGTGCACGGCCTGAACGCGCCGCAGCGCGTGGTGCGCCAGGTGAGCCGGGGCGGGCTGGAATCCGTGGCCGAGGCCGACCGGGTCTGGCTGCCGCCGTCCATCATCGCGCCCGCGCCGGAGCAGCGCGCCACGCTGGCCGCCATCTTCCGCGAGCACGCGGCCATGCGGGCGGCGCGCGACGGCGGCGCCGGGCAAACCGCACCGCAGGGGCAGCAGCCCCAGGCCGGGCAGCCCCAGACCGGGCAGCAGCCTGTCGCGCCGCCATCCACTGTGCAGGCGATTCCGGCGGAACCTGCCGCCCCTGTGACCCCGGATACCATTCCATCCGCCCAGCAATCCCCCACCCCGGTCGACAGCGACGAGGCCCTCGAGCGTTTCCTGCTGGTGCAGTCGCTGTGGGACTCGGCCATGGCCCATCAGGCCGTGCGGGTGCGCGTGGCCCACGGCGGCCCCGTGGTCATTCTGGCGGGCGGCGGGCATGTGGAATTCGGCTGGGGCATCGCCCGGCGCATCCGTCTGCTGGACCCGGACGCCCGCGTGCTGCTGGTGATGCCGTGGCGCATCGCGCCGGATGCGGATGCCAAACCTCCGGTGGCCGACGCCAAGAGCGTGCCCGGTGGTGCGTCCGCAAGGACTGCTGCCGTTCCTGTCACTCCTGCCGCCCCCGTCACCTCTGCTTCCGGGCCGGACGACACCCCGCCCGATGCGGCGCAGGCCGACATCTTCTGGGTGTGCCGGGCCGAGCCGGAACCGCCGCGCCCCATGCCCGGCATGCCCGGAACCGCCGTGCCCGGTATGGGCGGCCCCGCGCGGCCCCGGCTGGGCCTGTTGCTGCAGCAGGAAGCGGACGGCGCACGCGTGCAGCAGGTGGAGCCCGGCTCCGTGGCCGAGCGCGCCGGGTTTCGCCCCGGCGACCTCATCCTGCGGGTGGGCGACCGCCCGGTGGACTCCATGCGCGTGCTGCACGAGGCAGGTGCGGCAGCCGTGGCCGCCGGACAGGACGTGCGCTTTACGGTGCGCGGCCCCGGCGATGCCGAGGGCGAACGGGTACTGACCGTGCCCGGCAGAAAGTAG
- a CDS encoding SDR family oxidoreductase: MEHPAPCPNADSPDPAHHHIHPLTGRVALVTGGAQGIGRGIVEHLLACGMRVAAMDADAEALAGLTAELAPEPVADNAPSPPAHPDAPASSSPPNAPAAFPSLLALHGSVAEQADADRCVAATVARFGGLHLLVNNAGIANPHSGQVDDMDMDRWQRVLDVNLTGPMRMVRAAVSHLRAARGAVVNIASTRAVQSEPHTEAYAASKGGLVALTHALAVSLGPEVRVNCISPGWIEVRHLRKTAQRETPMHTDADRAQHPVGRVGTVRDVAALVAFLAGDDAGFVTGQNWLVDGGMTRRMIYEE, encoded by the coding sequence ATGGAACACCCCGCCCCGTGCCCCAACGCCGATTCCCCTGACCCCGCTCATCACCACATCCATCCGCTGACGGGTCGTGTGGCCCTGGTCACCGGCGGCGCGCAGGGAATCGGGCGCGGCATCGTGGAGCATCTGCTGGCCTGCGGCATGCGCGTGGCCGCCATGGATGCCGACGCCGAGGCGCTGGCCGGACTGACCGCCGAATTGGCCCCCGAACCGGTTGCCGACAACGCCCCGTCGCCCCCCGCACATCCGGATGCTCCGGCATCCTCATCGCCTCCAAACGCCCCGGCAGCATTCCCTTCCCTGCTGGCCCTGCACGGCAGCGTGGCCGAACAGGCCGACGCGGACCGCTGCGTGGCCGCCACGGTGGCCCGCTTCGGCGGCCTGCACCTGCTGGTCAACAACGCGGGCATCGCCAATCCCCACTCCGGACAGGTGGACGACATGGACATGGACCGCTGGCAGCGCGTGCTGGACGTGAACCTGACCGGCCCCATGCGCATGGTGCGCGCCGCCGTGTCCCACCTGCGGGCCGCGCGCGGGGCTGTGGTGAACATCGCCTCCACCCGCGCCGTGCAGTCGGAACCGCACACCGAGGCTTACGCCGCGTCCAAGGGCGGGCTGGTCGCCCTGACGCACGCACTGGCCGTGAGCCTTGGCCCCGAGGTGCGGGTGAACTGCATCTCGCCGGGCTGGATAGAGGTACGTCACCTGCGCAAGACAGCCCAGCGCGAAACGCCGATGCATACGGATGCCGACCGCGCCCAGCACCCCGTGGGCCGCGTGGGCACGGTACGCGACGTGGCCGCGCTGGTGGCCTTTCTGGCCGGGGATGACGCCGGGTTCGTCACCGGGCAGAACTGGCTGGTGGACGGCGGCATGACCCGCCGGATGATCTACGAGGAGTAA